The genomic DNA AGTAGCTGAGTTTCTGTTGAAAACTTTGTTTCAAAATTCACACATTTATAAATTGTTTTATTTTTCCTATTAATTAGCAGGAATTTTTTGATTTGGCAATTAAATATCATAAGATATATGAAATATTTTGCTTGAGAAGGAGGGATGCACCGGTCAGGGAAGTGCCAGGGTTCTAAACGTCATTTATACTATGTTCAAAGGAGGTTAAGTTGTATGGAAAACAGTAACGGCGCCAATGGTTCGCAAAAATTTCCTTTGTGGCTGCAAATTCTGGTGGGCCTGGTTATCGGTATTGGCATCGGTTTCTTGTGGCCAAAATTTGGCGCACAGCTGCAGCCTTTAGGCACGGCCTTTATTAAAGCCATAAAAATGATTGTCATGCCGCTCGTCTTTTCGGCAGTTACCCTCGGCATTTATAAGATGGGGTCGGACATCAAGCAGCTGGGACGTCTTGGTATCCTGGCTTTTATTTGGTTTTATGTGGCAACCGGTTTGGCCATTGTTCTTGGCATCGTATTGAACGCCATTTTCCACCCAGGTGCTGGCGTGGCGTTGCAGGCTACCGGCAAAATTCCGGCGAACCTAGCTACGTCTATCAACTGGGCCCAATTCTTCCTAGACATTATTCCTGACAACGTGGTCAATGCCATTGCCAACCAGAAGATTATTCCCACCCTGTTTTTCTCGATTTGCTTTGGTCTGTGCCTGGCCAGTATTGGTGAAAAAGGCAAGCCTATCGTGCATATACTGGAAGGCCTCTTGGAAGCAATGTTTAAACTGACTAAAGGCGTTGTTGCCACAGCCCCCATTGCCGTCGCCGGCATTATGGCCTGGGTGTTCGCTACCCAAGGCGGCAAAGTACTTCTGGCCATGGCCAAATTGATCGGTACCCTCTATATCGGCCTGGCTATTGTGATGGTTATCTTCTGGATCATTGTCTATTTCCTAGGCCTCAACCCCTTTGCTACTACTAAGAAAGTTATGGAACCGCTGTTGCTGGCCTTTACGACCTGCTCGTCTGAGGTAACACTCCCTGTTCACATGGAAATTCTGGAGCGTGCTGGCATTCCCAATAAGATTGTATCCTTTGTTCTGCCGCTGGGTTACAGCTTTAACCTGGACGGCGCCGCCCTCTATCAGTCCCTTGCGGTGTGCTTCCTGGCTGAAGCCTATGGGGTTCCGCTAGACTCGGCTTCTTTATTAACTATTCTGGTCACGACTCTCATTGCTAACAAGGGTACGGCGAACGTACCGGCCGCTTCGCTGGTCGTGCTGGCCGTCATCCTGACTTCTATCGGCTTGCCGGTGGAGGCCATCGCCATTCTCGCCGGCGTCGACCGGTTTATGGACATGGGTCGCACTACTGTAAACGTGTTCGGCAATACTATCGCAGCTATTCTGTTGCACAGATTCGGCGGCGCTGCAGCCGTAGAAGATACCAATACCGGCGTCAGCGCTTAATTGATAAAAGAAAGAGAAAGCTCCCAGGTCAGGGAGCTTTCTTATTTTTGGTGGCATTTTGATTTACGTTAGCGGCCGCCTTGTCCCCCTGGCTTGGCTCCGCCGGGCATCAGCATCATGCATGCGAATACAACTTCCCGAGACGGAATACTGAATATCTCAAGTCTTGTTGGTGCCATGGATATCGTAAGGGGCAGAATTCCAGCCAACGGGTGCCGAGAGGATTATCAGGACCGGGCGGCACAGGTGTCCGGTCCTCGAATTTTAAGTCAGCCGCGGCAAAGAGTGGTGTGAGGAGTATCACACTGGTCAGGTGACGCAAGTCACAGATGGTGCCGGCCGCTTAGCATACAATTAAACCAGAAGCTAAGTTGAGGTGATGAAGATGATGCCGAAAGCAGCCAACCTGCAAAAAATTCGCGAAGGTCGCCGGACCTACGCGATTACCCCCAGTGTGCCGGGAGGGTTTATAAAGCCGGCGCAGCTCCGCAAATACGCCGATATTGCCGAGAAATATGGGGCTACACTCAAAATGACGTCGGCCCAGCGCATGATGATCATTGGCCTGAAAGCGGAAGATGTCGACAAGGTATGGGAAGAACTGGGCGTCAATCCGGCGCTGTCTTACGCTAACTGTGTGCGGAGCGTAAAGATGTGCCCTGGCAGCGCGTTTTGCAAGCGCGGCCTGGATGACTCAATCAAACTGGGTATGGAGTTGGACCGGCGCTATCATAAACAGGAGATGCCTTCACGTTTGAAAATTGGGGTAGCCGGCTGTCCTAACTCCTGCTCGGAAGTGCATATCAAAGATATCGGCGTGTTCGCTACCGAAACGGGCTGGACGGTAGTAGTAGGCGGCTCTTGCGGGCGCGAACCGCGTTTGGCCGATAAATTGGCGGAAAATCTTACCTATGACGAAGTGCTGAAATTGGTAGAAATCGTGATTGATTACTATAAGAAAAACGCTGATATTGAACGGCTTGGCCAAATGATTGACCGCATTGGCTTTGAAAAATTCCGCGCCGACGTGCTGGCTCTATTCCAAGGAACGAAGGAAGCCAATGCCCAACCGGCTGTCGCGGCCAACCAAGTCGCGGCCAGCGAAAAAGAACCGGCGCCTGTTCAGCCAGGCAAAATAACCAAAGACAGCATTATTGGCCAAGTTATCCGCGACAACCCTCGGACTATTGCTGTTTTCCGCGCTCATGGCATGGGCTGCCTCGGTTGCCCGTCGGCAAGCGGGGAAAGCGTCGAAAAGGCCGCGGGTATTCACGGGATTGACTTGGAAGAACTGTTGTCCGAATTGAATAAAGTGTAAGAGGCAAAAGCCGCCGGCAGTTCCGGCGGCTTTTGTCCGGTTGAAAGCAGTCACGGCAATCCATACTAAAAATGATTATGCCAAAGCGATGCAAATATTTACTTTGTTTGACATTATGTGCCATAATGATGCTTGATGTTATTTAAGGAGGAGTTTTCCATGATGCGTTCTTTTCGCGATGTTCTGCAGGCAGCGCAGCAGGGGCGTCCATCCCGGATTGCCGTTGCCGTCGCCGAAGATGAAGATGTGCTCTTGGCGCTGGCCGAGGCTTACCGGCATGGACTGGCCCAGGCCGCTCTAGTTGGTGACCGGGACAAAATCAAAGCGGCTGCCGGCAGGGCGGGGATTGAGCTTAGCGGGTTTGACATTGTCCATGAGCCGGATGCCAAGGCAGCGGCCAGGCAGGCTGTGGCGCTTGTCAGTTCGGGCCAAGCTCAGTTGGTAATGAAAGGACTCATTAGTACGGCCGACATTCTGCGGGCGGTGCTGGATAAAGAGATAGGACTGCGTACCGGCCGGGTGCTATCGCATGTAGCGGTTATGGAGATTGACGGTTACGACCGCTTAATGCTTCTCACTGATGCGGCTATGAATATCGCGCCCGATGTTAACCAGAAGGCGCAAATCGTGCAAAATGCCGTCATTGTTGCAAAGGCGCTCGGTATAAAGCAGCCCAAGGTGGCGCCTTTGGCCGCGGTCGAAGTGGTCAATCCTGACATGCCGGCTACCTTGGACGCGGCGATCCTGGCCAAAATGGCTGACCGCGGTCAGATCAAAGGCTGTGTGATTGACGGTCCCCTGGCCCTGGATAACGCGGTATCGCTCGAGGCGGCCCGACATAAGGGCATCGTCAGCCCGGTGGCAGGAATGGCCGACATTCTATTGGCCCCCAATATTGAAACCGGTAATGCCCTTTATAAATCGGTCGTATATTTCGCCAAGGCCCAAATAGGAGGCATCATTGCCGGCGCCAAAGCTCCCGTTATTCTCACTTCCCGGGCGGACAGCCCACAAGCCAAACTAAACTCCATCGCTCTCGGTGTTATTGTCTCTCAGCTCGGTTAAGCTTGAAAGGCTTATGCATTTTGTGGCATAAGCCTTTTGTCATCAATGCTTGGATTAACGGACGAAAGTAGGATGGGCTACAGTGAACGGCTAACGGGGTAACTTTGTGCGACGACAAGGAGAGCGACGGTCTAGCTGTGTGTAAATCGTGCCCCATGAATGAAGAATTTTTGTGCCGGCAAGAGGTATATGCCAGGTAAAACCGAATACAATTTGCTGAGTAGAGATCACCTCCTGCGCGAAGAAGGGAACCTTAAAACTTGCTGGTCCTAAAGCTGGCAGGTAAGATTTTGTTAATACTACATATCTTACAGTTGGTAACTTATGATACTGGAATAGAACGATAATAGATGACCTTTAACGGGGTGGTTTGGTGATTATCGGTATCGGCATAGACATTGTGGAGATTGACCGCATTGCGGCTGCCATTGCGCGCGATACTTTTGTGCGGCGAATTTTTACGCCCGGCGAGCAGGTGTATTGTGAGGGGCGGGGGCGGCAGCGGGCCGCTTCGTATGGCGCCCGGTTTGCCGGTAAAGAGGCGCTGCTTAAAGCATTGGGAACCGGCCTGTCCGGCGGGCGCTGGCAGGACATTGAGATTTTGCCTGATACGAAAGGGCGCCCCCAGGTACGGCTTACGGGCAGTTTTGCGCAAATCGCCGCCGCACAGGGGGTTGAACGTATTTATATTACTTTGACCCATGCTCGCCAGTATGCGGCGGCGCAGGTCATTTTGTGGGGAGGCGAAAACAAATGAAAATAGCAACCGCGGCCGAAATGCGGGGGATCGACAAAGCGGCCATTGAATATTTCGGGATACCGGGCCTTGTTCTCATGGAAGACGCTGGGGCCGCCCTCGCCCGCCAGGTGGCGTCTATCCTCACGGATGCAGCCAACAAGAGAGTATGTGTTTTTGCTGGCAAAGGCAATAATGGCGGCGACGGTTTTGTCGCCGCCCGCCATCTTGCCAGCTTGGGGGCCAAAGTAAAAGTTTTCTTGGTATTTGACGAGGGTGATATGGCCGGCGATGCCCAGGTCAATCTGAATATCATCAAGAAGATGGGGATTGATGTGCTGCCGCTGGCTGGCGACCGTGATTGGGATATGGCGCGGGTGGCGGCAACGTTTGCCGACTGTATTATTGACGCCATGCTGGGGACGGGGTTTAGCGGCGCTATCCAGGGCAATATGGCCCGGGCTGTCGAGCTCGTTAACAGCGCCGGTAAACCGGTTGTGGCGGCCGACATTCCTTCCGGTGTTCATGCCGATACCGGCCGGGTCGGCACAGTGGCGGTCAGGGCGGATTATACCGTTACCTTTGGTCTGCCCAAACCGGGGCTGCTGCTATATCCGGGGGCGGAATACACCGGCCGGCTAGTGGTAGCTGACATCACTATCCCGGCCGCGCTGCTGGCCGCCGATACCATTCGCCAAAACGCCATCACGGCTCAGCAAAGCGAAGCAGCTGCTGCCGCGCCGGCATCCGGCGGCGCATAAAGGAATGAACGGCCATGTAGCCATTGTGGCGCGGGTCAGAGGCCTATACCGGCGCAGCGGCCCTGGCGGCGACGGGGGCGCTCCGCGCCGGCGCCGGCCTGGTAACACTGGGCGTTGCCGCGAGTCTGCTGAGTCTCATGCAAATGAAACTAACCGAGATTATGACGCGGCCGCTGCCGGAAATTGTCGGCGGCGCTATTGGCATGAAGGCGGTGCCCTATATTGATGATCTGGCGGCTCGCTGTGACGTGCTGGCTATCGGTCCAGGCCTGGGCCGAGCGGAAGAAACAATGGCGGCAGTGCGGGAAGTGGTCAGAAACTGTGATAAGCCGCTGGTCATCGATGCGGACGGATTGAATGCCCTTGTCGGGCATACGGATATTTTACGCGATACTGCTGCTTTGGCGGTACTGACGCCACATCCTGGCGAGATGGGTCGGCTCTTCGGCCTTACACCCGCGCAGGTCAACCAGGACCGTATTGGTGTGGCGCGGCAGGCGGCACATAGTTGGGGGGCGATTGTGGTCCTCAAGGGGGCGCCGACGGTGGTGGCTTTCCCTGATGGAGAAGTGTATGTCAATACAAGTGGCAATGCCGGTATGGCCACAGGTGGTACCGGCGATGTGCTGACCGGAGTGATTGCTGCCCTTATTGCCCAAGGCTTGTCCAGTCATGACGCCGCTATCGCCGGTGTGTATCTCCACGGCCTGGCCGGCGATATTGCCGCGCGCGCCGGCCAGGTTGGCATGGCGGCCGGCGATGTGGCTCGGGCGCTGCCGGCAGCTTATGCCGGCTTGCTGGAAGAATGAGAAGCTTGTCGGGGCAGGAGCTTTATGTTATAACTAGCTATGGCGATGCATAATTGATAACCCTAGGACATATTTTATATATAAAAAGTTGACACTGTATATAACTGTTTATATAATGAAAATATATCAACAATGTGGTACGGCGGGGGTGAGTGTGTGGCCGACTTAAAGCGTATCATGATTAGTATCCCGAACAGCCTTCTGCAGGAAGTGGACGGCATCATCGCCATGGAGAAGTTAAGCCGTAGCCAATTTGTTCGGGAAGCTATGCGCCTATATATCGAGGAACGGAAACGTAAGACGGTACGCGATATGATGAAGAAGGGATATCAGGAGATGGCCATAATCAATCTGGCGTTAGCTGAAGAAGGATTAGTCGCCGATGCTGAAGCCTACGATTTGATGCCCACCTTGCTGACGGAGCGTGAATAGTTCATGATTGTAAAGCGTGGGGATATTTACTATGCTAATCTCAGCCCGGTAGTTGGCTCAGAGCAGGGTGGACACCGTCCGGTGCTAATCATCCAGAATGATGTTGGCAATAAATATAGTCCGACCGTCATTGTAGCGGCCATTACTTCCCAGATTTCTAAGGCCAAACTGCCCACGCATGTAGAAATTAGCGCCAAACAATTTAGCCTTGATAAAGATAGTGTTGTCCTGCTGGAACAGTTGCGCACCATTGACAAGCGACGGTTGAAGGAAAAAGTTACACATCTCAGCGAAGACATTATGGTCAAAGTGGATGAAGCAATCCGTATTAGCTTGGGATTGGTTCAATTATAATGGGAAATAGGCGGGAGACTGCCTATTTTTAATTTGTCTAGGCGAGGAGGAGATATATGGGGAAAATTTGGCGGTGGCGCAGGCTGCTGGCGGTTTGCCTGGCCATATTGCTGGTGATCGCAGCCGGGTGCGGCGGCCAGGGGAAAACGGCGGTTGAGCCGCAAAAGGCGTCTGGCCAGTCGACGGCGGGAACGGTCACGGTTAAGGTGCTTGATGTGGGGCAGGGGGACGCGATTCTCATCCGTACCGGCGGCCAGACGGTACTCATTGACACCGGCGACGTTCCGGCCCGCGAGCAATTGGTTAAGTACATAAAAAATGAAGGCATTACTGTTATCGACAAACTGATTATAACCCACCCC from Thermosinus carboxydivorans Nor1 includes the following:
- a CDS encoding dicarboxylate/amino acid:cation symporter, whose product is MENSNGANGSQKFPLWLQILVGLVIGIGIGFLWPKFGAQLQPLGTAFIKAIKMIVMPLVFSAVTLGIYKMGSDIKQLGRLGILAFIWFYVATGLAIVLGIVLNAIFHPGAGVALQATGKIPANLATSINWAQFFLDIIPDNVVNAIANQKIIPTLFFSICFGLCLASIGEKGKPIVHILEGLLEAMFKLTKGVVATAPIAVAGIMAWVFATQGGKVLLAMAKLIGTLYIGLAIVMVIFWIIVYFLGLNPFATTKKVMEPLLLAFTTCSSEVTLPVHMEILERAGIPNKIVSFVLPLGYSFNLDGAALYQSLAVCFLAEAYGVPLDSASLLTILVTTLIANKGTANVPAASLVVLAVILTSIGLPVEAIAILAGVDRFMDMGRTTVNVFGNTIAAILLHRFGGAAAVEDTNTGVSA
- a CDS encoding DUF1858 domain-containing protein, producing MMPKAANLQKIREGRRTYAITPSVPGGFIKPAQLRKYADIAEKYGATLKMTSAQRMMIIGLKAEDVDKVWEELGVNPALSYANCVRSVKMCPGSAFCKRGLDDSIKLGMELDRRYHKQEMPSRLKIGVAGCPNSCSEVHIKDIGVFATETGWTVVVGGSCGREPRLADKLAENLTYDEVLKLVEIVIDYYKKNADIERLGQMIDRIGFEKFRADVLALFQGTKEANAQPAVAANQVAASEKEPAPVQPGKITKDSIIGQVIRDNPRTIAVFRAHGMGCLGCPSASGESVEKAAGIHGIDLEELLSELNKV
- the ptb gene encoding phosphate butyryltransferase; its protein translation is MMRSFRDVLQAAQQGRPSRIAVAVAEDEDVLLALAEAYRHGLAQAALVGDRDKIKAAAGRAGIELSGFDIVHEPDAKAAARQAVALVSSGQAQLVMKGLISTADILRAVLDKEIGLRTGRVLSHVAVMEIDGYDRLMLLTDAAMNIAPDVNQKAQIVQNAVIVAKALGIKQPKVAPLAAVEVVNPDMPATLDAAILAKMADRGQIKGCVIDGPLALDNAVSLEAARHKGIVSPVAGMADILLAPNIETGNALYKSVVYFAKAQIGGIIAGAKAPVILTSRADSPQAKLNSIALGVIVSQLG
- a CDS encoding holo-ACP synthase, whose amino-acid sequence is MIIGIGIDIVEIDRIAAAIARDTFVRRIFTPGEQVYCEGRGRQRAASYGARFAGKEALLKALGTGLSGGRWQDIEILPDTKGRPQVRLTGSFAQIAAAQGVERIYITLTHARQYAAAQVILWGGENK
- a CDS encoding NAD(P)H-hydrate epimerase, with the translated sequence MKIATAAEMRGIDKAAIEYFGIPGLVLMEDAGAALARQVASILTDAANKRVCVFAGKGNNGGDGFVAARHLASLGAKVKVFLVFDEGDMAGDAQVNLNIIKKMGIDVLPLAGDRDWDMARVAATFADCIIDAMLGTGFSGAIQGNMARAVELVNSAGKPVVAADIPSGVHADTGRVGTVAVRADYTVTFGLPKPGLLLYPGAEYTGRLVVADITIPAALLAADTIRQNAITAQQSEAAAAAPASGGA
- a CDS encoding NAD(P)H-hydrate dehydratase; the encoded protein is MWRGSEAYTGAAALAATGALRAGAGLVTLGVAASLLSLMQMKLTEIMTRPLPEIVGGAIGMKAVPYIDDLAARCDVLAIGPGLGRAEETMAAVREVVRNCDKPLVIDADGLNALVGHTDILRDTAALAVLTPHPGEMGRLFGLTPAQVNQDRIGVARQAAHSWGAIVVLKGAPTVVAFPDGEVYVNTSGNAGMATGGTGDVLTGVIAALIAQGLSSHDAAIAGVYLHGLAGDIAARAGQVGMAAGDVARALPAAYAGLLEE
- a CDS encoding CopG family ribbon-helix-helix protein, which produces MADLKRIMISIPNSLLQEVDGIIAMEKLSRSQFVREAMRLYIEERKRKTVRDMMKKGYQEMAIINLALAEEGLVADAEAYDLMPTLLTERE
- a CDS encoding type II toxin-antitoxin system PemK/MazF family toxin, with translation MIVKRGDIYYANLSPVVGSEQGGHRPVLIIQNDVGNKYSPTVIVAAITSQISKAKLPTHVEISAKQFSLDKDSVVLLEQLRTIDKRRLKEKVTHLSEDIMVKVDEAIRISLGLVQL